One stretch of Armigeres subalbatus isolate Guangzhou_Male chromosome 2, GZ_Asu_2, whole genome shotgun sequence DNA includes these proteins:
- the LOC134213121 gene encoding probable cytochrome P450 6a14, translating to MWIYLLIAAITLLILFVHRKYSFWERNGVPYIKPLFPFGNIRPGGKRVHSSQLMTRYYNELKGKHQFGGIYFFTNPVALALDLDFIKDVLVRDFQYFHDRGMYFNAQDDPISGHLFNIEGTQWTNLRKKLLPTFSSGKLKMMSPTIISVAQRFQECIEKSIATDAEIEMKDLLARFTTDVIGTCAFGIDCNSLNDPDVEFRKMGNKMFELPARRIFKFFFISTFKNLARRAHVKSVPEDVSEFFFKVVRETIDYREKSHVQRNDFMNLLMQLMEKGTLEGSDEKVGTLSLNEVVAQAFVFFLGGFETSSTTMSYCLYELSLNEDIQERARECVRRAVAKHGGFNYDAVLDMDYLEQCINESLRKYPPGANLVRSVTKDYQVRNTSVVFRKGMGVMVPIYAIHHDAEYYPDPERYDPDRFSAEETAKRVPFTFMPFGEGPRICIAARFGMMESKIGLAALLMNFKFSKCSKSIVPLVISPKHVVLTPAGGLWLKVDKLY from the exons ATGTGGATTTACTTATTAATTGCTGCAATCACACTCTTGATTCTATTTGTGCACCGGAAGTATTCGTTTTGGGAGCGCAATGGTGTGCCCTACATCAAACCCCTGTTCCCGTTTGGGAACATTCGACCCGGTGGCAAACGAGTTCATTCGTCCCAGTTGATGACGCGATACTACAACGAGTTGAAAGGCAAACATCAGTTCGGCGGAATCTATTTCTTCACCAATCCGGTTGCCTTGGCGCTCGATCTGGACTTCATAAAGGATGTTCTGGTGCGGGACTTTCAGTATTTTCACGATCGTGGAATGTACTTCAACGCACAGGATGACCCCATTTCCGGCCATTTATTCAACATCGAGGGAACCCAGTGGACTAATTTGCGCAAGAAACTGCTACCGACGTTTTCGTCGGGGAAACTGAAAATGATGAGCCCCACCATAATTTCCGTTGCCCAACGCTTCCAAGAATGCATTGAAAAAAGCATCGCAACAGATGCAGAAATTGAGATGAAAGATCTGCTCGCGCGTTTTACAACCGATGTGATTGGGACGTGCGCCTTCGGAATCGATTGCAACAGCCTGAACGATCCGGATGTGGAATTTCGCAAAATGGGCAACAAAATGTTCGAGCTCCCTGCCAGGAGGATATTCAAGTTCTTCTTCATATCGACGTTCAAAAACCTGGCCCGGAGAGCGCACGTCAAGTCCGTTCCCGAAGATGTGTCGGAGTTCTTTTTCAAGGTCGTTCGCGAAACAATCGACTACCGCGAGAAGAGCCATGTGCAGCGAAACGATTTCATGAACCTGTTGATGCAGCTGATGGAGAAGGGCACGCTGGAGGGCTCGGACGAGAAGGTGGGCACGCTCAGCTTGAACGAGGTGGTGGCACAAGCGTTCGTGTTTTTCCTTGGCGGATTCGAAACGTCCAGCACCACCATGTCTTACTGTTTGTACGAGCTTTCGCTCAACGAAGACATTCAAGAACGTGCCCGAGAGTGCGTACGAAGGGCCGTCGCAAAACACGGCGGTTTCAATTACGATGCGGTGCTGGATATGGACTACTTGGAGCAGTGTATTAACG AATCCCTAAGAAAATATCCACCGGGCGCCAACTTGGTACGAAGCGTGACCAAAGACTATCAAGTGCGCAACACCAGTGTGGTGTTCAGGAAGGGGATGGGTGTGATGGTGCCGATTTACGCCATCCATCACGATGCCGAGTACTATCCGGACCCGGAACGATACGATCCTGATCGATTCAGCGCGGAGGAGACCGCTAAGCGAGTGCCGTTCACTTTCATGCCGTTCGGGGAGGGACCCCGCATATGCATTGCGGCTCGTTTCGGCATGATGGAATCGAAAATAGGGCTGGCGGCGTTGctgatgaattttaaattttccaaatgcTCAAAATCCATTGTGCCATTGGTTATTTCTCCCAAGCATGTGGTGTTGACACCAGCAGGTGGGCTGTGGCTCAAGGTAGATAAATTATATTAG